The Gallus gallus isolate bGalGal1 chromosome 3, bGalGal1.mat.broiler.GRCg7b, whole genome shotgun sequence genome window below encodes:
- the SLC35D3 gene encoding solute carrier family 35 member D3: MVRWRGRARGVAVAVAHGLCSGSLNILLKFLLARYHFAFLTLLQCLSSAAAALGLEALRRRGLAALPPFGLRLARPFAAVAALATLQSTLTLWSLRGLSLPMYVVFKRCLPLVTLLTGALVLRDGMPSPGVLVAVLITTCGAALAGAGDLTGDAMGYVTGVLAVLIHAAYLVLIQKTSVDSEYGPLTAQYAIAVSATPFLIICSFASMDSINVWSFPGWKDPAMVCIFIACVLISCAMNFTTLHCTYINSAVTTSFVGVVKSIATITVGMVAFNDVEPTKLFIAGVVVNTLGSVIYCVAKYIETRQQSTYEDLEKEGREEEGKRQAGDQALFAMEAISPEKGAREAAVEGSAEGDSQGGEDEKDSAKKAAGEPSAQGKATSTQDGSRSSLKDAYLGVWRLVRGANYIKKDYLIENEELPSP, translated from the exons ATGGTCCGgtggcggggccgggcgcggggcgTCGCGGTGGCGGTGGCTCACGGGCTGTGCTCGGGCTCGCTGAACATCCTGCTCAAGTTCTTGCTAGCCCGCTACCACTTCGCCTTCCTGACGCTACTGCAGTGCCTcagcagcgcggcggcggcgctggggCTGGAGGCGCTGCGGCGGCGGGGGCTGGCGGCGCTGCCCCCCTTCGGGCTCCGCCTGGCTCGCCCCTTCGCCGCCGTGGCCGCCCTGGCCACGCTGCAGTCCACCCTCACGCTCTGGTCGCTGCGCGGCCTCAGCCTCCCTATGTATGTCGTCTTCAAGCGCTGCCTGCCCCTCGTCACCCTCCTCACCGGCGCCCTGGTGCTGCGCGACGGCATGCCTTCGCCCGGCGTCCTGGTGGCCGTCCTCATCACCACATGCGGCGCCGCGCTGGCCG GTGCTGGTGACCTGACGGGAGATGCCATGGGCTACGTGACCGGCGTGCTGGCTGTGCTGATCCATGCCGCATACCTGGTGCTCATTCAGAAGACCAGCGTTGACAGTGAATACGGACCCCTGACAGCTCAGTATGCCATTGCTGTTTCAGCCACCCCTTTTCTCATCATCTGCTCCTTTGCCAGCATGGACTCCATCAACGTCTGGTCGTTCCCGGGCTGGAAGGACCCTGCTATGGTATGCATCTTCATCGCCTGTGTCCTGATCAGCTGCGCTATGAACTTTACCACCCTTCACTGCACTTACATTAACTCAGCTGTGACCACCAGCTTTGTGGGGGTGGTGAAAAGCATAGCAACCATCACGGTGGGCATGGTGGCGTTCAATGATGTGGAGCCCACCAAGCTGTTCATAGCCGGTGTGGTGGTCAACACCTTGGGGTCAGTCATTTACTGCGTGGCCAAGTACATCGAGACCAGGCAGCAGAGCACGTACGAGGACCTGGAGAAGGAAGGtagagaagaggaggggaaaaggcAGGCTGGGGACCAAGCGCTGTTTGCAATGGAGGCGATTTCCCCGGAGAAGGGGGCTAGGGAAGCAGCGGTGGAAGGATCAGCTGAAGGGGACAGCCAGGGTGGAGAGGATGAGAAGGACAGTGCCAAGAAAGCTGCTGGGGAGCCATCGGCTCAGGGAAAAGCCACCAGCACACAAGACGGGAGCAGGAGCTCGCTGAAGGATGCCTATCTCGGAGTATGGAGGTTGGTGAGGGGTGCTAATTACATAAAGAAGGATTATTTGATAGAAAATGAAGAGCTACCGAGCCCTTGA